The Mycolicibacterium aichiense region GCCGCGCGCGATTCCGAGGAAAGCTATGCCGCATTGCTTGAAGCCTTGCGGTGGCTGGGTCTGGATTGGGACGAGGGCCCGGAGGTGGGCGGCCCTCACGAGCCGTACCGGCAGTCGCAGCGTACCGAGCTCTACCGTGACGTGCTGGCACGTCTGCTCGACTCCGGCGAGGCCTACCTGGCGTACTCCACGCCGGAGGAAGTCGAGGCCCGGCATGTGGCGGCGGGCCGCAATCCGAAACTGGGCTATGACAATTACGACCGCGACCTGACCGACGAGCAGCGCGCCGCTTTCGCCGCCGAGGGGCGCAATGCGGTGATGCGGCTGCGGATGCCCGACGAGGACATCAGCTGGCACGACCTGGTCCGCGGCACCACGACGTTCGCCGCAGGCACAGTTCCCGATTTTGCTCTGACCCGGGCCACGGGAGAACCGTTGTACACCTTGGTCAATCCGGTCGACGACGCACTGATGAAGATCACCCACGTGCTGCGCGGTGAGGACCTGCTGCCCTCTACGCCGCGCCAGGTCGCGCTGTACCAGGCGCTCATACGCATCGGGGTGGCCGACCGGGTGCCCGAATTCGCGCACCTGCCACCGGTGTTGGGGGAGGGTACGAAGAAGCTGTCCAAGCGCGACCCGGAGTCCAACCTGTTCCTGCATCGCGATCGGGGCTTCCTCCCCGAGGGTCTGCTGAACTATCTCGCGCTGCTGGGCTGGGGGATCGCCCAGGACCGGGACATCTTCACCCTCGACGAGATGGTCGCCGCCTTCGACGTTGTGGACGTCAACTCCAACCCGGCACGCTTCGACCAGAAGAAGGCCGACGCGATCAACGCCGAGCACATTCGGCGTCTCGACGAGGCAGAGTTCGCCGCACGGTTGCGCGCCTACTTCGACGCGCACGGCCACGACACCGGGCTCGACGACGCGGGTTTCGCGACCGCCGCGCAGCTGGTCCAGACCCGCATCGTGGTGCTCTCCGACGGCTGGTCACTGCTGAAGTTCTTCGACGACGACGCCTACGAGCTGGACCCCAAGGCGGCCGCCAAGGAGCTCGGTCCCGACGCGGCGCCGGTGCTGGCCGCGGCGATCACCGCACTCGACGCGGTGCCCGAGTGGACGACGCCGGCCATCGAGGAGGCGCTGAAGGCGGCGCTGCTCGAGGGTCTCGAACTCAAGCCGCGCAAGGCCTTCGGCCCGATCCGGGTGGCGGTGACCGGATCCACGATCAGCCCACCGTTGTTCGAGTCCCTGGAGCTGCTCGGTCGCGACCGCAGCCTGCAGCGACTGCGGGATGCACACGAGCGAGCCGGGGGGCCGGAAAAAGACGGGTAAAATCTTTGATAGTCTGCTCGTCGGCCCGCGAACCTTGGCGGAGCGGCCTTCACCCCCTGGGAAACCAGGAAAAGGCTGCTTGACCAGCGGTTATAGGCCGGTAATGGGGTATGGTGTAATTGGCAACACTAGGGATTCTGATTCCCTCATTCTAGGTTCGAGTCCTGGTACCCCAGCAATTATGTCGGCAACGCCCTCTGGGCTATGCTGGCAACCCGGTGCGCCACACGGCGCGCCACGGATTTGGTTCTGGCCCCGTCGTCTAGCGGCCTAGGACGCCGCCCTCTCACGGCGGTAGCGTGGGTTCGAATCCCATCGGGGCTACCAAATCAAATCGCCCGGTCATCGACCGGGCGATTCGTCGTTTCTCGGCCGACTTAGTCGGCGGGCGCGGTGGAGCCGGCCAGCGGCATCGGGGGCAGACCGAGCTTGCCGTGATCCCAGGATCGGGTGCGCTTGGCCACAATGCGCACCGCCACACGCTTGTTCATCATCATGTCGACGGCCGGCTTGAGGTCGTCGGTGTAGGGGCCGTTGTAGCGCTCCCACACACTGACACCGACCTTGAAGATGGTGTCGGGATCTTCGACGATCTCGGCGACACCTTCGAAGGAGACGCCGCGCAGGGTGTCGTAGGTGTCGCCGTCCTCGATGAGGAAGCTCACCCGCGGGTCGCGACGCAGGTTCACGGCCTTCTGCGACTTGGCTTTCGTCTCGACCCAGATCTCGTCGTCGAGGACGCCGTACCACATGGCCACGAGATGCGGCTGGCCGTCGGGTCCGATGGTCGCCATGGTGCCGGTGCGGCTGCGTGCGACGAAGTCGGCGACTTCGTCGTCGGACATGACGATCTGGTTGCGCTGATTGGTTCCCATGGCGTCAGTTTGTCAGGCCCTGCGGCGCGGCTGTCGCGGGGATCACAGTCGGCGCGTCAGTGCGTCGGCGGCGGCCAATAGATCGGCGGCCCAACGCGCGCCGGGCCTGCGGCCCATCCGGTCGATCGGACCCGATACCGACACCGCCGCCACCACCGTGCCGGTGCGATCCCGCACCGGGGCCGAGACACTGGCCACCCCCGGCTCGCGTTCGGCCGCGCTTTGCGCCCAGCCTCGGCGGCGGACCTCGGCGAGGGTGCGTTCGGTGAATTTCGCCGTCGGGAGCACGGCCTGCTGGGTTGCGGTGTCGCTGAAGGCCAGCAGGACCTTCGCGCCCGACCCTGCCGTCATCGGCAGGCGAGCTCCGACAGGCACGGTATCGCGAAGCCCGGCAGGGGGTTCCAGCGCAGCGACGCAGATCCGCGTAGTGCCCTCGCGGCGGTAGAGCTGCACGCTCTCGCCGGTGATCTCCCGCAGCCGGGGCAATACCGTGGCGCCCGCGGCGAGCAGCGGATCGTTGACGTGGGCGGACAATTCGGAGATGGCCGGTCCGAGTCGCCACCGGCCGGCGCTGTCGCGGGCCAGTAGGCGGTGGACCTCCAGGCCGGCGGCCAGCCGGTGGGCGGTCGCGCGGGGCAGGCCGGTTCGCTCACAGAGTTCGGCCAACCCGCAGGGGGACTCGGCGATTGAGTGCAGTACGCCCACGGCTTTGTCCAGCACGCCGATGCCGCTATCCTGTCTCATAGAGAGATACTAGCGTCCCGAAATGTGAGATAGCCACTCTCGCCGTCCGGGAATCGAGAAGTGAAGTGAGAACCCATGGCTCAGTCCGACAAGCCCAGGACACTGCCCGAGAAGGTGTGGGACGACCACGTCGTGGTCGCCGGAACCGGCACCGGCTCATCACGTGAACCCGACCTGATCTACATCGATCTCCATCTCATCCATGAGGTGACGAGCCCGCAGGCCTTCGACGGGCTGCGGCTCGCCGGCCGTCCGGTGCACCGACCGGATCTCACGATCGCCACCGAGGACCACAACGTCCCGACGGTCGACATCGACAAGCCGATCGCCGATCCGATCTCCCGGACCCAGGTCGAGACCCTGCGCCACAACTGCGCCGAATTCGGGGTTCGGCTGCATCCGATGGGCGATGCCGAACAGGGCATCGTTCACGTGATGGGGCCCCAGCTGGGACTGACCCAGCCCGGAATGACGATCGTGTGCGGCGACAGCCACACCTCCACCCATGGGGCGTTCGGGGCGATCGCGATGGGGATCGGCACCTCCGAAGTCGAGCATGTGCTTGCCACCCAGACACTTCCGCTGCGTCCGTTCAAGACGATGGCGGTCAATGTCGACGGCGCGCTGCCTGCCGGAGTCAGCGCCAAGGACATCATCCTGGCCGTGATCGCCAAGATCGGTACCGGCGGCGGTCAGGGTTACGTCATCGAATATCGCGGCAGCACCATCGAATCACTGTCGATGGAGAGCCGGATGACCATCTGCAATATGAGCATCGAGGCCGGCGCCCGCGCCGGTTTGGTGGCGCCGGATGAGACGACCTATGAGTTCCTGCGGGGCCGTCCCTACGCGCCCACCGGTGCGGATTGGGATACGGCTGTGGCCGCGTGGGAGGCGCTGAAGACCGACGAGGGTGCCGAATTCGACACCGAGGTCTACATCGACGCGACGACGCTGAGCCCCTTCGTCACGTGGGGCACGAACCCCGGACAGGGTGTTCCGCTGGCCGACTCGGTGCCCGACCCCGAGTTGATGACCAGCGATGCCGAGCGGCAGGCCGCCGAGAAGGCGTTGGCATACATGGACCTTCGGGCGGGGATGCCGATGCGTGAAGTCGCCGTCGACGCCGTCTTCGTCGGGTCGTGCACGAACGGGCGTATCGAGGATCTGCGGGTGGTGGCCGACGTACTGCGTGGCCGCAAGGTCGCCGACGGGGTCCGCATGCTGATCGTTCCGGGCTCGATGCGGGTGCGCGCACAGGCCGAAAGTGAAGGGCTGGGCGAGATCTTCACCGCCGCCGGTGCTGATTGGCGCCAAGCGGGCTGCTCGATGTGTCTCGGCATGAACCCCGATCAGCTGGCGCCGGGGGAGCGCTGTGCGTCGACGTCCAACCGGAATTTCGAAGGCCGGCAGGGCAAGGGCGGGCGGACACATCTCGTTTCGCCTGCGGTCGCCGCGGCGACCGCGGTGCGCGGAACGCTGTCCTCGCCTGCCGATCTCGAAAAATAGACCTGCTAAGGAGAACACGATGGATGCATTTCACACCCACACCGGCATCGGTGTTCCGTTGCGGCGGTCCAATGTCGACACCGATCAGATCATTCCGGCGGTGTATTTGAAGCGGGTTACCAGAACGGGTTTCGAGGATGGATTGTTCGCCGCGTGGCGCAACGATCCTTCTTTCGTTCTGAATCTGAGCCCCTTCGACCGTGGTTCGGTTCTGGTGGCAGGACCGGACTTCGGCACCGGCTCGTCGCGCGAGCATGCGGTCTGGGCGCTCATGGACTTCGGATTCCGGGTCGTCATCTCATCCCGTTTCGCCGACATCTTTCGCGGCAACGCCGGCAAGGCCGGGCTGCTGGCGGCCGAAGTCGCTCAAGATGATGTTGAACTTTTGTGGAAGCTCATCGAGCAGAATCCAGGGCTGGAACTGACTGTGAATCTTCAAGATCGAAATATCACCGCGGGAACAGCCGTGGTGCCGTTCACGATTGACGATTACACGGCGTGGCGACTGCTGGAAGGCCTCGACGATATCGGCCTTACGCTGCGGAAACGCGATGAAATCGCGGCCTTCGAGGAGGCTCGTCCGAGTTGGAAGCCGCGCATTACGACGCCCTCCTGAACGACGCGGGACGCCGAAATCCCGCGCCAAAACCGGGGTTCGGACGCCCTGAAATCACCGCCCTAGGGCGGCAAGCGGATTGCTGAAATCCTCCTAAGTAATGCCTGAAATTGGGCGTGGCTCTTGGAAATCTGCAGCTCTTGGGTTTACCGTGTTCTGCAGTCGGTCCAAAGTGGACCACTGGCTTCGGAGGAATTGAATGAACAAAGCAGAGCTCATCGACGTACTCACGGAGAAATTGGGCTCAGATCGTCGGCAGGCAACCCTGGCGGTGGAGAACGTCGTCGACACCATTGTGCGCGCGGTGCACAAGGGCGACAGCGTGACCATCACGGGCTTCGGCGTTTTCGAGCAGCGGCGTCGTGCCGCTCGTGTGGCGCGTAACCCGCGCACCGGCGAAACCGTCAAAGTGAAGCCGACTTCCGTTCCCGCTTTCCGTCCCGGCGCTCAGTTCAAGGCCGTCGTCTCTGGTTCACAGAAGCTTCCTTCGGAGGGCCCCGCCGTCAAGCGCGGTGCTGTCGGCGGACCCGTCAAGAAGGCAGCGGCCAAGAAGGCCGTTCGCAAGGCGGTCGTGAAGAAGGCTGCTACCAAGGCTCCTGCCAAGAAGGCTGCACCGGCTAAGAAGGCTGCACCGGCCAAGAAGGCTGCACCGGCCAAGAAGGCGGCTCCGGCCAAGAAGGCCGCGCCCGCCAAGAAGGCGGCTCCGGCCAAGAAGGCTCCGGCCAAGAAGGCCGCGCCCGCCAAGAAGGCGGCTCCGGCCAAGAAGGCTCCGGCCAAGAAGGCCGCGCCCGCCAAGAAGGCTGCACCGGCCAAGAAGGCTCCGGCCAAGAAGGCTCCGGCCAAAAAGGGCCGTCGCTAAATAGCTGAAGTTGAATACGCCGCGGGCCGTGCGCCCGCGGCGTATTCGCGTGTCAGGGTCGTGTTGCCAGTGGACTGTCGATGTAGTCGGCGGCCACGACCCGGTCGCCGGACAGCGACAGCACCCAGGTGCTGCCCTTGCGGTTACGTGACTTGTCCGGCTTGTCGGTGCCACGCCACCAGGCCAGCAGGTAGGGAATCACCTTGCCCTGCGTGCAGATGACCGGTGTCCCGCCCTGCGCGGCGATCTTGATGATGCGGTTGTGCGCGGCGTCCGGGTCGGCGGCGTACGCCTCTTCGGTGAGGCTGGTCTCGGCGGAGATCGTCACGCCGAGTTCTTGCGCCAGCGGTTCGACTGTCTGAGAGCAGCGAACCCGGTCGGCCGCGTAGACGTCGGTGGCCCCGAATGCCATCAGCTGGCCGGCCAACGATTCCGCTTGCGCGCGACCGTTCTTGTCCAGCGGCCGGCTTCGGTCGTCGCCCTTGTAGCGGGACTTGATGCCCGCGGTTCCGTGCCGGACGATCAAGACCGTCGTGGTGTCGGCCGGTTGCTTGGCGAACGCCTTCAGCACTTCCCGGTCGTGCGGGTAGGTGAGACGCTGCGCCGCGTCGGCGACCGGCAGCCACTCCATCACGTCGACTTCGGCGTTGGGCGTGAATTCGCCGCCCAGTGCCCGTGCCGTCCAGTAGTGAACGATCTTGGTTCCCTGCGGGATCGGGTAGTGCGTCTGGATCAGGCGACGGCCCAGAACAGACCGCTGGCCGGTTTCCTCCCAGATCTCGCGCACCGCGGCGATAGGCTCGTTTTCGCCCGGATCCACTTTGCCTTTGGGTAGCGACCAATCGTCGTAGCGCGGGCGATGAATCACGGCGACGTGCAACTCGCCCGTGTCGGGATCGTGTCGCCACAGCGCCGCACCGGCGGCAATCACCCGACGCTTGAGCGTCTTGCCGTTCTTTGCCGCTGCCTTGTTCGTCGATTTGGTCCTCGAGCTGTCACGTGACGCTCTCTTGGCCACGTCAACTCCCGCAAATCATTTCGGGGCCCTGTGCGGGACCGGATCTGGTGGGTCGCAACGGGGAAAGCACTCAGCGCTGCCGATGACGTTCCATCAGCCACACCTGATGGTCCCGGACTTGCCTGCCATCTTGCGGCGCCGCGGTCCAGTGGCCCTCGGGTCCCAGCTCCCAGCATCGCGTCGAGGGATCCATGGCCGATTCGAAGATGTCGTCGAGATGCGCAGTGAGCCGGGGATCTTTCACCTGTGCCATCACCTCGACGCGCCGATCGAGATTGCGGTGCATCATGTCGGCGCTGCC contains the following coding sequences:
- the gltX gene encoding glutamate--tRNA ligase — protein: MTAATNDTVRVRFCPSPTGIPHVGMVRTALFNWAYARHTGGTFVFRIEDTDAARDSEESYAALLEALRWLGLDWDEGPEVGGPHEPYRQSQRTELYRDVLARLLDSGEAYLAYSTPEEVEARHVAAGRNPKLGYDNYDRDLTDEQRAAFAAEGRNAVMRLRMPDEDISWHDLVRGTTTFAAGTVPDFALTRATGEPLYTLVNPVDDALMKITHVLRGEDLLPSTPRQVALYQALIRIGVADRVPEFAHLPPVLGEGTKKLSKRDPESNLFLHRDRGFLPEGLLNYLALLGWGIAQDRDIFTLDEMVAAFDVVDVNSNPARFDQKKADAINAEHIRRLDEAEFAARLRAYFDAHGHDTGLDDAGFATAAQLVQTRIVVLSDGWSLLKFFDDDAYELDPKAAAKELGPDAAPVLAAAITALDAVPEWTTPAIEEALKAALLEGLELKPRKAFGPIRVAVTGSTISPPLFESLELLGRDRSLQRLRDAHERAGGPEKDG
- a CDS encoding PPOX class F420-dependent oxidoreductase, which gives rise to MGTNQRNQIVMSDDEVADFVARSRTGTMATIGPDGQPHLVAMWYGVLDDEIWVETKAKSQKAVNLRRDPRVSFLIEDGDTYDTLRGVSFEGVAEIVEDPDTIFKVGVSVWERYNGPYTDDLKPAVDMMMNKRVAVRIVAKRTRSWDHGKLGLPPMPLAGSTAPAD
- a CDS encoding IclR family transcriptional regulator, whose protein sequence is MRQDSGIGVLDKAVGVLHSIAESPCGLAELCERTGLPRATAHRLAAGLEVHRLLARDSAGRWRLGPAISELSAHVNDPLLAAGATVLPRLREITGESVQLYRREGTTRICVAALEPPAGLRDTVPVGARLPMTAGSGAKVLLAFSDTATQQAVLPTAKFTERTLAEVRRRGWAQSAAEREPGVASVSAPVRDRTGTVVAAVSVSGPIDRMGRRPGARWAADLLAAADALTRRL
- the leuC gene encoding 3-isopropylmalate dehydratase large subunit; protein product: MAQSDKPRTLPEKVWDDHVVVAGTGTGSSREPDLIYIDLHLIHEVTSPQAFDGLRLAGRPVHRPDLTIATEDHNVPTVDIDKPIADPISRTQVETLRHNCAEFGVRLHPMGDAEQGIVHVMGPQLGLTQPGMTIVCGDSHTSTHGAFGAIAMGIGTSEVEHVLATQTLPLRPFKTMAVNVDGALPAGVSAKDIILAVIAKIGTGGGQGYVIEYRGSTIESLSMESRMTICNMSIEAGARAGLVAPDETTYEFLRGRPYAPTGADWDTAVAAWEALKTDEGAEFDTEVYIDATTLSPFVTWGTNPGQGVPLADSVPDPELMTSDAERQAAEKALAYMDLRAGMPMREVAVDAVFVGSCTNGRIEDLRVVADVLRGRKVADGVRMLIVPGSMRVRAQAESEGLGEIFTAAGADWRQAGCSMCLGMNPDQLAPGERCASTSNRNFEGRQGKGGRTHLVSPAVAAATAVRGTLSSPADLEK
- the leuD gene encoding 3-isopropylmalate dehydratase small subunit, whose amino-acid sequence is MDAFHTHTGIGVPLRRSNVDTDQIIPAVYLKRVTRTGFEDGLFAAWRNDPSFVLNLSPFDRGSVLVAGPDFGTGSSREHAVWALMDFGFRVVISSRFADIFRGNAGKAGLLAAEVAQDDVELLWKLIEQNPGLELTVNLQDRNITAGTAVVPFTIDDYTAWRLLEGLDDIGLTLRKRDEIAAFEEARPSWKPRITTPS
- a CDS encoding HU family DNA-binding protein — protein: MNKAELIDVLTEKLGSDRRQATLAVENVVDTIVRAVHKGDSVTITGFGVFEQRRRAARVARNPRTGETVKVKPTSVPAFRPGAQFKAVVSGSQKLPSEGPAVKRGAVGGPVKKAAAKKAVRKAVVKKAATKAPAKKAAPAKKAAPAKKAAPAKKAAPAKKAAPAKKAAPAKKAPAKKAAPAKKAAPAKKAPAKKAAPAKKAAPAKKAPAKKAPAKKGRR
- a CDS encoding NUDIX hydrolase, translating into MAKRASRDSSRTKSTNKAAAKNGKTLKRRVIAAGAALWRHDPDTGELHVAVIHRPRYDDWSLPKGKVDPGENEPIAAVREIWEETGQRSVLGRRLIQTHYPIPQGTKIVHYWTARALGGEFTPNAEVDVMEWLPVADAAQRLTYPHDREVLKAFAKQPADTTTVLIVRHGTAGIKSRYKGDDRSRPLDKNGRAQAESLAGQLMAFGATDVYAADRVRCSQTVEPLAQELGVTISAETSLTEEAYAADPDAAHNRIIKIAAQGGTPVICTQGKVIPYLLAWWRGTDKPDKSRNRKGSTWVLSLSGDRVVAADYIDSPLATRP